The genomic interval AAGGTGATCAGCTATCTGAACCATATTGAAAGGCGGGTGGCGGTGGTGGAAAAAGTGCTGCGCCTCAAAATGCTGAAAGATCGGCATTATCTACAGGAGCAGACCGACTTTTATCCACTGGCTGCGCGAAATCAGGATTTGCCGCTTATTCCGCCCGAGTCGCTGCGTTCGCGCCTTTCGCTTTCCGAGATGCAGCAGGAGGAAGCGATGCAGGAGCTGGTGCTGAAAGTGCGCGCCAAGCTGAAGATGCTGAAGCATCTTGAACAAAATCGTGCCGGCGAGTTGCCGGAGTCCGCCTTTTCCAGCGAAGAAGCCGCCGAGCGACGTATCAATCTCTACGCGCTCAAAAATATGTTTCAAAAGCGTACGGGCGATCTTTTTTCCTTCGTTATGGAACACGAGTTTAAAGAACCGGTCGATGACGACCAGCGCGTCAGTATTTTCTGTCAGCTCGCCTCGCGCTTTGCGGATGAGCTTGAATTTTCAGAGCAAATCAAAACTATCGATGGCCTGGAAGTCGCTATGATTTATGGAAAAGGGGAGTCCGGGTGTTGAGCGAAGTGAGTGGATGGATAAAAGGCGCAGGGGGTAATCCACGGATGACACGGATTTACACAGATGCTGGGGAGGAAATGAATCGGTGAAAATCGGTGTAATCGAGCGAAGCGGGTGGATAGAAAATACGGGAAAGGGAATGGTCCACGGATGGCACGGATTTACACAGATGCAGAGGAGGAAATAAATCTGTGAGAATCGGTGAAATCGAGCGAAGCGGGTGGATGGAAAGTGTAGAGAAAGGGAATGGTCCACGGATGACACAGATTAACACAGATGCTGAGGGGAAATGAATCTGTAATCGAGCGAAGCGGGTGGATTGAAAATACGGAAAAGGATGATCCACGGATGGCACGGATTTGCACAGATGCTGGGGAGGAAATGAATCGGTGAAAATCGGTGTAATCGAGCGAAGCGGGTGGATGGATAATGCGAGAAAGGGGATGACTCACGGATGGCACATAGTGTGATGCGGAATAGGTCGGAGAACGGCATGCAGAAAGAAGAGAAAACTTATGCAATGATTGGTGCGTGTATGGAGGTGCATCGGATTTTGGGTTGCGGGTTTTTGGAGGCCGTTTATCAGGATGCGCTGGAAAAGGAGTTTATTCTGCGCGGAATTCCTTTTGAACGGGAAATGGAGTTGCCTGTTTTTTATAAAGGGGAGCTATTAAATACGCCTTATCGAGTCGATTTTTATTGTTACGATGAAATTCCGCTCGAGCTAAAAGCGCTGTCCGGCTTGTCCGGAAAAGAGGAGTCTCAAATTATAAATTATTTGAAAGCCTCTGACGCAAAAGTAGGTTTGTTAGTCAATTTCGGTAAATCTCAACTTGAATATAAACGATTTGTGAATTGATTCTTGAACCTTTTTGAAATCGAGTGAAGCGGGTGGATGGAAAATGTAGAGAAAGGGAATGGTCCACGGATGACACGGATTTACACAGATGCTGGGGAGGAAATGAATCTGTGAAAATCGGTGTAATCGAGCGAAGCGGGTGGATGGATAATACGGGAAAGGGAATGGTCCACGGATGGCACGGATTTGCACAGATGCTGAGGGAGAAATAAATCTGTGAACATCGGTGTAATCGAGCGAAGCGGGTGGATGGATAATGCGAGAAAGGGAATGATCCACGGATGGCGCGGATTTGCACAGATGCTGAGCAGGAATCAATCTGTGAGAATCGGTGTAATCCAGCGAAGCGGGTGGATTGAAAATACGGAAAAGGATGATCCACGGATGGCACGGATTTGCACAGATGCTGGGGAGGAAATGAATCGGTGAAAATCGGTGTAATCGAGCGAAGCGGGTGGATGGAAAATGTAGAGAAAGGGAATGGTCCACGGATAACTCAGATTAACACAGATGCTGAGTTGGAATAGATCTGTGAGAATCGGTGTAATCGAGTGAAGCGGGTGGATGGATAATGCGAGAAAGGGAATGATCCACGGATGGCACGGATTTGCACAGATGCTGAGGAGGAATCAATCTGTGAACATCGGTGTAATCGAGCGAAGCGGGTGGATGGATAATGCGAGAAAGGGAATGATCCACGGATGGCACAGATTAACACAGATGCTGAGGAGGAATCAATCTGTGAGAATTGGTGTAATCGAGTGAAGCTGGTGGATTGAAAATACGGGAAAGGGAATGATCCACGGATGACACGGATTTACACAGATGCTGGGGAGGAAATGAATCGGTGAAAATCGGTGTAATCCAGCGAAGCGGGTGGATGGAAAACGTAGAGAAAAGGAATGATCCACGGATGGCACGGATTTACGCAGATGCTGAGGGGAAATTAATCGGTGAACATCGGTGTAATCGAGCGAAGCGGGTGGATGGATAATGCGAGAAAGGGGATGACTCACGGATGGCACGGATTTGCACAGATGCTGAGGGGAAATTAATCGGTGAAAATCGGTGTAATCGAGCGAAGCGGGTGGATGGGCAGGATTTTATTACGTGGAAACTTTCAGGTAGAAGGGGTTCTATTGTTGATGATTTAACAACTGTCGTTACGGGCACGTTAAAGATTGAGGAGCAGATGGAATGGGAACAGCGGCGATAAGTAAAACGGCAGACGTTTTTGAGGTGTTGAGCAAGGGGCAGTTCATCTGTTCGAATACAGGACAGCCCGGCGGGCGGGATCTGTATCAATATGTGGAGGAGCATGAGGAGCGGCTGCGTGAAACGTTCGCAGAGGTGGGTTTCCGGTTGGAAACGGGCAATAACTATTACTACTTTTCGCGTGTCAATGAGGATGTGCAGGGCCGGGAACGAAAGATAAAGAAAGCACTCCGCTGGTTGGATATCCTGGCGTTTTTCACGACCTATCGGAAAGACCTCTGCCGCGGCGCCCGCCTGTCGCCGCACGATATCGTGAGTCAACTTGAATTGAACAGCTCACTGAAAGATCAACTTTTGTCACTTCAGCGTGGAAGCGGAAAAAAGAATTATGCGGAACAGCTCGAAACCCTTTTCATGGAATTGCGCAAGGAGGGGTTTATTGAACTGGAAAACGAAGCCAGTCAAACCTGGAAGCTGCTCGATGCCTGGGACTATATGGAGCGGATGGTGATGGCGGTGAATATTTTTGAAGATGATGAGGGGGCGCAATGAATCAGTTGCGACGTATGGTGTTGGTGAATAGCGCGAATGTGGGGTATCGGGAGATTGAGCTCGATGGGCATATTCATTTTATCGGCACGCAGGGAACGGGAAAAAGTACGCTGTTGCGGGCTTTGTTGTTTTTCTATAATGCGGATCAGCGGAAGCTGGGTATTTCGAAAGAGAAAAAAGCATTTGCGGAGTTCTATTTTCCGTTTGCGGATTCCTATATTTTCTATGAGGTGCAGGCGGGCGCACGGCGTTTTTGCGTCTGGCTCTACAAACGGCAGAATCGGTTGTGCTTCCGGTTTGTGGACGGGGCTTACGATCGCGATGCGGTGATTGAAGGAACGGCTGCTCGGAGCGAAGGAGAGTTGTTGGCTCAGCTTTCTTCGCAGGGCGTAAAGGTGGAGCGGCCGATATATAGCCTGACGGATTACCGCGATATTCTGTATGGCGAAAACCGGGCGTTTCGACGCTATGCATTGATGCGTAGTTCTTCCAACTATTCAACGATTCCGAGAACCATTTCGAATATTTTTCTGAACGCTAATCTGGACGGCGATTATATCAAAAAGACGATCATTGATTCGCTGAGCGAGGAATCGGTGGAGATTAATCTGGAGGCGAATCGGCATCATCTGGAAACGGCGCGCAGTCACTATGCGGATGTGGTGCAATATCAGCGATGCGAGTCGCAAGCCGAACAGATTCTGATGCATTATGCAGCGATTCAGGAACTGGAAAGCCGCCAGCGTGACGCGGCGTGGAGCATTGGTGCGGCCGCCAATCGGGCGCGGGAACAGGCGCGGATTTTGGAGGAACAGGAGGCGGAGTACGCGGAAGCGGAGCGGGTTCAGTTTGAAAAGCTAAAGACGGTGCAAGGCCGGTTCGAAACGGAAAAGCGGCGACTGGGTGATCAGTTGGCGGTGATAAAGAAAAATATTTCACGCGCCAATAAGTTGAAGCGGGACTATGCGGAAAAGGGCATTGAGAACCTGTTGGCGGCTGCGAAAGAGGCTCCGCATCTGGAACATGATTTATCCATTCGGGAGCAGCAGCTCCGGGCGTTAACCGCCCGCGTGGAGCAGCAGGAACAACAGTTTGAAATCGCGGAACAGAAAGTACGAAACAGTTGCGGTGAACGTATTCAAAAGCTGTTCTCGAAATTGCATGAAGAGAAAGATTGTGCCCGGGGTGAATTGGATCAGGCGCGGGCTGCGTTGGATCAGCAAACGGTTGCGGTTGAGGCGGAGTTCGCGGAAAATGTCGGTAGTTTTCAGCAGGAGAAAGAGGATGTAACGCAGTCGTTGCGGGAATTGGATTTTAAGTTGCGGGAACTGGATCAGGCTCGCTTTTTTGAGGCTGAGCGGAACGAGCTGGAGGAGCGGAAGAAGGAGCTGGAGCAGGAGCTGATCCGAACGGAGGCCCGGCAGCGGCAAATCAAAGAGGCGGTCCAATCACTTCAGCGCGAGGCGGAGGATCGTCAGAAGATTGCGGAGGCGGAAGGGGCCGATGCGCTGCGGCCGCTGTTGGATGCGCGGCGAATGGCGCAGGAGCGGCTTACGGAGCATAAGCGGGAGCTGGAAGCGTTGCACGGTTCGCTGGTGGAATTTCTGGATGAGCAGGTAGAGGGCTGGGAGGAAACGATCGGCAAGGTGGTTCGCCGGGATGTGTTGTTGCACTCCGGATTGGCGCCGCAAAAAACCAATGGGCAATCGCTGTATGGTATTGCGCTGAAGATGGAACATCTGGAATCGGTTCCTCTGTCGAAAAATGAGCTGGAAACTGCGATCGCTTCGACGGAAAAAGAATGCGCGGAGCTATCAGCGAGGATTGAAAAGCAGCTGGCGGAAAATCAGGCGGGACTGGATCGGCAGCTTCAAAAATATAATCGGCTCATTCGTGAAAAACAGGACGAGGGCAAAGCGGCGACGGCCAGATATTTTCAGTGCGAGCGTGATCTGGAACGGTCGGTGGTGGCGCAGCAGGCGCTGGAGGAACGGGTTGCAGCGAAGCGCAGGCAGGAACAGGCGGCGCTGGAGGAACAGGGCCATAAATTGCGGGGGCAGCAACAGGAGCTGGAAGCTATGATTCAGAATCTAACCGGAAAACGGGATGCTTCGCTCAAGCGGTTGGATTCCGATTTTAAGCGCCGTAAAAAGGCGATTGAAAAAGAGCTTAACCTCCTCGAAGCGGAAACGGAAGAGCAACGCGCGAATCAAAACCAGCAAATGGAAGATCAGCTGGCCGCGCTGCGGACGGAACGGGAGCAGCTGCTCAAATCCGAAGGTGTGGATGCGGAAAAGGTGGCGGAGTTGGAGCGGGAGGTTCAGCGGCTTCGGCAGAAGTTGGAGGAGATTAAGCAGCAGGCGCCGACATTGATTGAATACGCTAAAGACCGGCGGGAATGGATCGACCGGCTGGAGGAATTTCAGCGGGAGCGTGGACAGATTGAAAACCGTTTGCAGCATCAGACTCATTTATTCGAACGACGTATTCAGCAGGATCAGGAACGGTTGCATGAAGTAAAGGCCCGATTGGCTGAAATCCGTTCGGATCGTCAAACGATGAAGGATGAGCTGGTTGCGTTTGAAGCGTTCGAGCGCGATGAACTTTTTGCCGGGTTTGAATCGTTCATTCTGCACAACGATCTTTCGGAATCCGCAAACTGCCTGGAATGGATCGATGAACTGAAAACCTTGGCGTGGAAGTTCGAAAAACAGTTTAAGCAACTGACCGAGCGGATCACGGCGTTTGCCGGACTCTTCAGCGAGGGAAACTGTTTGGGGTTTGAGGTGCATTTGTCCGGCGAGGCTTCGTTCCGAGCCTTTGCGGACGGGCTGGAGGAATTTGTCCGTGAGCAGAAAATCATTACGCTGAAGACGGAAGTGACCCGGAAATATTCAATGGTGCTGGAAACACTGGTCACCGAGACCAATCGTCTGCTGCAACGTGAGGACGAAGTGTATCAAGTGATTCAGAAAATCAACCGCGATTTCCGGACATCCAACTTTGTGGGTGTTGTGCGGAGCATTGAAATGCGGCTGCAGCAAAGCACGAACCGCATTTTTCAGGTATTACGCGAAATCTGTCGTTTCCAGAATGAAAACCACATGAGTTTCGGCGAACTTGATCTGTTTAATCAGGGGAACAGCGGGAATGATGAAAAAGCGGTAAAACTGCTGGATGAACTGCGGTTGCAGATGGGACAGGCCAAGAGCACAACGTTGAAATTGGAAGATGCGCTCGATCTGGAATTCCGCGTCTGTGAAAACGAAAACGATACCAGCTGGGTCAGCCGGCTCGCCAATGTCGGTTCGAACGGAACTGACGTGCTGGTGAAATCGATGATCTACATCAATCTGCTCAATATCTTTAAAAGCGGCTCGCGCAAACAGGATGAGCCCGCGGTGTTGCATTGTCTGGTGGATGAGGTCGGCATCCTGCATGACAGCAACGTGTCCAGCCTGATTAAGTTCGCAGCTGAACGGGGGATTTGCATGATTAATGGATCGCCCAATTCCCACAATGAACAGGATTATAAACATATCTATATTTTCCGCAAAGACCGAGAGAATAAAACCGAGATAACCAAGTTGATCAGTCATGCCTCGTGAAAAAATAAGTAAAGGATTCGCCCTGAATCTGCAGCGATTACTGGCCGGAGAGCCCGTGAATGCCGGCGCGTTTGGGAATAAGCGCCAACTCAAAAAGCTCGAAGAACTTCGTGCGGTGGTTCGACGCGTCACGGGACGGAATCGCGCGGTATGTTTTTGTCCGGATCCCAGTGCGCTCCGAAGTGTGCTCCAGCTCCATTTCGGAATTCATGATTTAACAGCCTATCTGAATCTATTGGAGAAGGATCACGCGGATGGAGAGGAATCGCTGCGGGCGACGACGTCGACCAAAACCCTGCGGCGCAGATCGCTACAGGGTTTTTTTATCAAAGGATTTGGTACGGATATTCGAATCGGTAAAACCCGGTTGGACA from Verrucomicrobia bacterium S94 carries:
- a CDS encoding GxxExxY protein, with amino-acid sequence MAHSVMRNRSENGMQKEEKTYAMIGACMEVHRILGCGFLEAVYQDALEKEFILRGIPFEREMELPVFYKGELLNTPYRVDFYCYDEIPLELKALSGLSGKEESQIINYLKASDAKVGLLVNFGKSQLEYKRFVN
- a CDS encoding ATP-binding protein; this translates as MNQLRRMVLVNSANVGYREIELDGHIHFIGTQGTGKSTLLRALLFFYNADQRKLGISKEKKAFAEFYFPFADSYIFYEVQAGARRFCVWLYKRQNRLCFRFVDGAYDRDAVIEGTAARSEGELLAQLSSQGVKVERPIYSLTDYRDILYGENRAFRRYALMRSSSNYSTIPRTISNIFLNANLDGDYIKKTIIDSLSEESVEINLEANRHHLETARSHYADVVQYQRCESQAEQILMHYAAIQELESRQRDAAWSIGAAANRAREQARILEEQEAEYAEAERVQFEKLKTVQGRFETEKRRLGDQLAVIKKNISRANKLKRDYAEKGIENLLAAAKEAPHLEHDLSIREQQLRALTARVEQQEQQFEIAEQKVRNSCGERIQKLFSKLHEEKDCARGELDQARAALDQQTVAVEAEFAENVGSFQQEKEDVTQSLRELDFKLRELDQARFFEAERNELEERKKELEQELIRTEARQRQIKEAVQSLQREAEDRQKIAEAEGADALRPLLDARRMAQERLTEHKRELEALHGSLVEFLDEQVEGWEETIGKVVRRDVLLHSGLAPQKTNGQSLYGIALKMEHLESVPLSKNELETAIASTEKECAELSARIEKQLAENQAGLDRQLQKYNRLIREKQDEGKAATARYFQCERDLERSVVAQQALEERVAAKRRQEQAALEEQGHKLRGQQQELEAMIQNLTGKRDASLKRLDSDFKRRKKAIEKELNLLEAETEEQRANQNQQMEDQLAALRTEREQLLKSEGVDAEKVAELEREVQRLRQKLEEIKQQAPTLIEYAKDRREWIDRLEEFQRERGQIENRLQHQTHLFERRIQQDQERLHEVKARLAEIRSDRQTMKDELVAFEAFERDELFAGFESFILHNDLSESANCLEWIDELKTLAWKFEKQFKQLTERITAFAGLFSEGNCLGFEVHLSGEASFRAFADGLEEFVREQKIITLKTEVTRKYSMVLETLVTETNRLLQREDEVYQVIQKINRDFRTSNFVGVVRSIEMRLQQSTNRIFQVLREICRFQNENHMSFGELDLFNQGNSGNDEKAVKLLDELRLQMGQAKSTTLKLEDALDLEFRVCENENDTSWVSRLANVGSNGTDVLVKSMIYINLLNIFKSGSRKQDEPAVLHCLVDEVGILHDSNVSSLIKFAAERGICMINGSPNSHNEQDYKHIYIFRKDRENKTEITKLISHAS